Genomic window (Dictyoglomus thermophilum H-6-12):
CTTTGTTTTAATATTGTTTGTTTTAGATTTGACTTTGTTAAGTCTTGCTCTTCCTATTGCTTATAATCTTCGTTTTAATCTCTTAAGTAGAGTTAGTTACTTCTATGTAGAGCCAAATGAAGCACCGCAATTTTTTCCTTATTATCTTACTGTAAGCATTGTACTTACAATATTATGGATTATTTTGCTCGTTTTTAGTAAAGCCTACAATTTTAAAAATCTTTTCTCTTATTATCCAGTAGTTAATGCTATCACTTTGGGAGTATTTATAGTATCTTCTTTATCCTTCTTTTATAGGGGGTTTTCCTATTCAAGATTGGTCTTTATATTAACTTGGGGAGTTGCTCTTTTGCTAACTTTTCTTTCTAGATTAGTTCTTTATATATTAAGGTTGACAATTTTGGGTAAAAAACCGTTGAGGATTCTGATTATTGGCAACAACGAATTTGCAAGATCTATAATTTCATCTCAGAGGAATAGGAACTATACAGAATACGAGACAATAGATAGAGAAAATTTAGATTTTAGTGATCTTGAGAAAATTGTCTCTGAAAAAGACATACAAGAGATTATTGTGGCAGGAAAAATCTCTGATGATGAATTGTTGAAATTAGTTTCCTTGAAGAGGAAAAGAAGTATATCTATAAAGGTGGTTCCAGAAGGATATTTAATTTTTGCTAAAAGAATTTCTTTTGACGAGATTAGTGGTATACCTTTATTGGAGATAGAATTATCTGCCCTTGAGGGATTCCAGGGATATATAAAAGAAGCTCTGGATTTTGTTCTTGGAACTTTAGGCTTAATAGTTTTTTCGCCTCTTTTTTTAATAATAGCAATTCTTATAAAATTAGATTCTCCTGGACCTGTGTTTTATAAACATTTGAGGGTTGGGAGATATGGTAAACCCTTTTATCTTTGGAAATTTAGGACCATGTA
Coding sequences:
- a CDS encoding sugar transferase, with amino-acid sequence MEKQRLNALFVLILFVLDLTLLSLALPIAYNLRFNLLSRVSYFYVEPNEAPQFFPYYLTVSIVLTILWIILLVFSKAYNFKNLFSYYPVVNAITLGVFIVSSLSFFYRGFSYSRLVFILTWGVALLLTFLSRLVLYILRLTILGKKPLRILIIGNNEFARSIISSQRNRNYTEYETIDRENLDFSDLEKIVSEKDIQEIIVAGKISDDELLKLVSLKRKRSISIKVVPEGYLIFAKRISFDEISGIPLLEIELSALEGFQGYIKEALDFVLGTLGLIVFSPLFLIIAILIKLDSPGPVFYKHLRVGRYGKPFYLWKFRTMYKDADKILDKYPELKKEFEKEFKLKNDPRVTKVGKFLRKFSLDEIPQIFNILKGEMSVVGPRPVTYKELEKYGEYAEEILRVKPGLTGLWQVSGRSDVDYSQRIKFDLYYIQNWSILLDIKIILKTIPSVLFGKGAY